One Azospirillum sp. B510 genomic window carries:
- a CDS encoding low molecular weight protein-tyrosine-phosphatase codes for MVKVLFVCTGNICRSPTAEGVFRHLAGQAGLGAVVAAGSAGTHGYHVGEPPDPRSRRAALARGVDLSALRARKVTPADFTRFDHILAMDKGHLDELRRIAPPGAGAVPRLFLDDAAGLEGREVPDPYYGGPDGFEQVLDLCEAGSRGLLARLSRECGFPIRDRIG; via the coding sequence GTGGTCAAGGTCCTGTTCGTCTGCACGGGCAACATCTGCCGCTCGCCCACCGCCGAGGGGGTGTTCCGCCATCTGGCCGGGCAAGCCGGTCTGGGCGCCGTCGTCGCCGCCGGGTCCGCCGGCACCCATGGCTATCACGTCGGCGAGCCGCCCGACCCGCGCAGCCGGCGGGCGGCGCTGGCCCGCGGCGTCGATCTGTCCGCCTTGCGCGCCCGCAAGGTGACGCCGGCCGACTTCACCCGCTTCGATCATATCCTGGCGATGGACAAGGGTCATCTGGACGAGCTGCGGCGCATCGCCCCGCCGGGCGCCGGCGCGGTGCCGCGCCTGTTCCTGGACGACGCGGCCGGGCTGGAGGGGAGGGAGGTGCCCGACCCCTATTACGGCGGTCCCGACGGCTTCGAACAGGTGCTGGATTTGTGCGAGGCCGGATCGCGCGGCCTGCTGGCGCGCCTGTCGCGCGAATGCGGCTTTCCGATTCGCGACCGCATCGGGTAA
- a CDS encoding site-specific tyrosine recombinase XerD: MTGSKTTGSKITGGKTTAGGAGAKRRGRPCKPRPLAASPHLDAFLDMLTAERGAAVNTRLAYERDLADLGRWLAQRGVALEGAGTEDLRAYLAVQGKDGAPRTVARRLSAMRQFYRFLLSEGRRSDDPASPLDSPKQGRPLPKILSEAEVGAMLSTAEARGGPEGLRLVALLEVLYATGLRVSELVGLPMTAIMRDGRGLLVRGKGGKERMVPLSDPALAALAAYIPVRAHFIPPGTGAGGGGAGGEGGHSPFLFPSRISAEGYLTRQRFAQLLKQLAIDAGIDPEKVSPHVLRHAFATHLLDHGADLRSVQKMLGHADIATTQIYTHVVTERLRKVMHDHHPLARRRVVEASEE; this comes from the coding sequence ATGACCGGCAGCAAGACCACCGGCAGCAAGATCACCGGCGGCAAGACCACCGCCGGCGGGGCGGGCGCCAAGCGGCGCGGCCGGCCCTGCAAGCCGCGTCCGCTCGCCGCCTCTCCCCATCTGGATGCCTTCCTCGACATGCTGACGGCGGAGCGCGGGGCGGCGGTGAACACGCGGCTGGCCTATGAGCGCGACCTTGCAGACCTCGGCCGCTGGCTGGCCCAGCGCGGCGTCGCGCTGGAAGGGGCGGGGACCGAGGATCTGCGGGCCTATCTGGCGGTGCAAGGCAAGGATGGCGCCCCGCGCACCGTGGCGCGGCGGTTGTCGGCGATGCGGCAGTTCTACCGTTTCCTGCTGTCCGAGGGGCGCCGCTCCGACGATCCGGCCTCGCCGCTCGACAGCCCCAAGCAGGGCCGCCCGCTGCCCAAGATCCTGAGCGAGGCGGAGGTCGGCGCCATGCTGTCCACCGCCGAGGCGCGCGGCGGGCCGGAGGGCTTGCGGCTGGTGGCCTTGCTGGAGGTGCTCTACGCCACCGGCCTGCGCGTGTCGGAGCTGGTCGGCCTGCCGATGACCGCGATCATGCGCGACGGCCGCGGCCTGCTGGTGCGCGGCAAGGGCGGCAAGGAACGGATGGTGCCGCTGTCCGATCCGGCTCTGGCGGCGCTGGCCGCCTACATTCCCGTCCGCGCCCATTTCATTCCGCCGGGCACCGGGGCGGGAGGGGGCGGGGCAGGGGGAGAGGGCGGGCACAGCCCCTTCCTGTTCCCGTCACGCATCTCCGCCGAAGGATACCTGACGCGCCAGCGCTTCGCCCAACTGCTGAAGCAATTGGCCATCGACGCCGGCATCGACCCGGAAAAGGTCAGCCCCCACGTCCTGCGCCATGCCTTCGCCACCCATCTGCTCGACCATGGCGCCGACCTGCGCTCGGTCCAGAAGATGCTGGGCCATGCCGACATCGCGACGACGCAGATCTACACCCATGTGGTGACGGAGCGTCTGAGGAAGGTCATGCACGATCACCATCCGCTGGCGCGCCGCCGGGTGGTAGAGGCGTCGGAGGAGTAG
- a CDS encoding GGDEF domain-containing protein codes for MITLDITTVLFLYQSSLLVGAAVFLLARRRRAASSGFGTLAAAFSLVGVGGVLAGFGEQAMVPKHVWTLGSLTLGLFGHGLLVLGMERLRSGRLPRAWHLLAVYPVPFWIAAVITGFHLDNHIRASIFHLNAALCLLLAARIMNRLRRVEQLPSCLPLETVLTLSGLSFLFGAGVILFVADFVPWLALEFFVQILGNFAIAILIYNIATDRAERKLALMAELDSLTGIGNRRWLEKMAPSHLSPGDTIFYIDLDHFKRINDRFGHAAGDTVLVAVAATLRNLKRPEDVLARMGGEEFLLFLAELRVSEALTIAERIREAIQAIPFQYQGIPLGVTASIGVAQVSRQGEPWPELVHAADMALYEAKHGGRNRVVHASQVSQDRMSA; via the coding sequence ATGATCACGCTCGACATCACCACCGTGCTGTTTCTGTACCAGTCGTCGCTTCTGGTCGGCGCGGCGGTGTTCCTGCTCGCGCGGCGGCGGCGGGCGGCGTCCTCGGGGTTTGGCACCCTGGCGGCGGCCTTTTCCCTGGTGGGAGTCGGGGGTGTCCTGGCCGGGTTCGGCGAGCAGGCCATGGTGCCCAAGCATGTCTGGACGCTGGGCAGCCTCACGCTCGGTCTGTTCGGGCATGGCCTGCTGGTGCTGGGGATGGAGCGCCTGCGGTCGGGGCGTCTGCCCCGCGCCTGGCATCTGCTGGCGGTCTATCCCGTTCCGTTCTGGATCGCCGCCGTGATTACCGGCTTCCATCTGGACAATCACATCCGCGCCTCGATCTTTCATCTGAACGCCGCGCTCTGCCTGCTGCTGGCGGCCCGGATCATGAACCGGCTCCGGCGGGTCGAACAGCTGCCGTCCTGCCTGCCGCTCGAAACGGTCCTGACGCTCAGCGGCCTGTCTTTCCTGTTCGGCGCCGGGGTCATCCTCTTCGTCGCGGATTTCGTGCCCTGGCTGGCTCTGGAGTTCTTCGTCCAGATCCTGGGCAATTTCGCCATCGCGATCCTGATCTACAACATCGCGACCGACCGGGCGGAGCGCAAGCTGGCGCTGATGGCGGAACTGGACAGCCTGACCGGCATCGGCAACCGGCGCTGGCTGGAGAAGATGGCGCCGAGCCATCTCAGTCCGGGCGACACCATCTTCTATATCGACCTCGACCATTTCAAACGGATCAACGACCGGTTCGGCCATGCCGCCGGCGACACCGTGCTGGTCGCCGTGGCGGCGACGCTGCGCAACCTGAAGCGTCCCGAGGATGTGCTGGCGCGGATGGGAGGGGAGGAGTTCCTGCTGTTCCTGGCGGAACTGCGGGTCTCCGAAGCTCTGACGATCGCCGAACGGATTCGCGAGGCCATCCAGGCGATCCCGTTCCAGTATCAGGGAATCCCCTTGGGGGTGACGGCCAGCATCGGCGTCGCCCAGGTCTCGCGGCAGGGAGAGCCATGGCCGGAGCTTGTCCATGCGGCCGATATGGCGCTCTATGAGGCGAAGCATGGCGGACGCAACCGCGTCGTGCATGCCTCGCAGGTTTCGCAAGACCGCATGTCGGCATAG
- a CDS encoding 4a-hydroxytetrahydrobiopterin dehydratase — MSDRLVGAQRQTALKELHGWAEVLERDAIRKTYHFADFTAAWGFMSQVALLAERTGHHPEWFNDLGRVEVILYTRSADAVTPADIEFAHRLDQMAPLHDR, encoded by the coding sequence ATGTCCGATCGTCTTGTCGGCGCGCAGCGTCAGACGGCGCTGAAGGAACTGCACGGCTGGGCGGAGGTGCTGGAGCGCGACGCCATCCGCAAGACCTACCATTTCGCCGATTTCACCGCCGCCTGGGGCTTCATGAGCCAGGTCGCCCTGCTGGCCGAGCGGACCGGCCATCATCCCGAATGGTTCAACGATCTCGGCCGGGTCGAGGTCATCCTCTACACCCGCAGCGCCGACGCCGTGACCCCGGCCGACATCGAGTTCGCCCACCGGCTGGACCAGATGGCGCCCCTGCATGACCGTTGA
- the cobB gene encoding Sir2 family NAD+-dependent deacetylase → MPSPALTNRLRPTDSIVILTGAGISKESGLDTFRCADGIWSQVDLEDVATPEGFARDPDLVHRFYNDRRRGLADPAVQPNAAHKALAELERRWKGGVLLVTQNIDDLHERGGSTAPLHMHGELLKAFCLHCRTVVEVRGDLSVHDHCLTCGRKGGMRPDVVWFGEMPYQMERIQRALEECDLFVSIGTSGHVYPAAGFVAEARASGAYTVELNLEPSEGASHFHSSIHGLATQVVPAFVQDLLTLVR, encoded by the coding sequence ATGCCCTCACCCGCGCTGACCAACCGCCTGCGCCCGACGGATTCCATCGTCATCCTGACCGGCGCCGGGATCTCCAAGGAATCGGGGCTGGACACCTTCCGCTGCGCCGACGGCATCTGGAGCCAGGTCGATCTGGAGGATGTGGCGACGCCGGAGGGATTCGCCCGCGATCCCGATCTGGTCCACCGCTTCTACAACGACCGCCGCCGCGGCCTCGCCGACCCGGCGGTGCAGCCCAACGCCGCGCACAAGGCGCTGGCCGAGCTGGAGCGGCGCTGGAAGGGCGGGGTCCTGCTGGTGACGCAGAACATCGACGACCTGCATGAGCGCGGCGGATCGACGGCGCCGCTGCACATGCATGGCGAACTGCTGAAGGCCTTCTGCCTGCATTGCCGCACGGTGGTGGAGGTGCGGGGCGACCTGTCGGTCCATGACCATTGCCTGACCTGTGGGCGCAAGGGCGGCATGCGGCCCGACGTGGTCTGGTTCGGCGAGATGCCCTATCAGATGGAGCGCATCCAGCGGGCGCTGGAGGAATGCGACCTGTTCGTCTCGATCGGCACCTCCGGCCATGTCTATCCCGCCGCGGGATTCGTGGCGGAGGCGCGGGCGTCCGGCGCCTATACGGTCGAGCTGAACCTGGAACCGTCGGAGGGCGCCTCCCATTTCCACAGCTCCATCCACGGCTTGGCGACCCAGGTGGTGCCGGCCTTCGTCCAGGATCTGTTGACGCTTGTCCGATGA
- a CDS encoding polyhydroxyalkanoic acid system family protein — MPKPLTLSIPHSLGRAEARRRLVDGMGEARARLSALSASVEESWTGDRLEFRVVALAQTIAGHIDVLDDSVEMEVRLPWALALLADRIRSKVTRQGTLMLEKK, encoded by the coding sequence ATGCCGAAGCCCCTGACCCTGTCCATTCCCCATTCGCTCGGCCGGGCGGAGGCCAGGCGCCGGCTGGTCGACGGCATGGGCGAGGCGCGGGCGCGCCTGAGCGCCCTGTCCGCCAGCGTCGAGGAGAGCTGGACCGGCGACCGCCTGGAGTTCCGCGTCGTGGCGCTGGCCCAGACCATCGCCGGCCATATCGACGTGCTGGACGACAGCGTCGAGATGGAGGTGCGGCTGCCCTGGGCGCTCGCCCTGCTGGCCGACCGGATCAGAAGCAAGGTCACGCGCCAAGGCACGCTGATGCTGGAGAAGAAGTAA
- a CDS encoding glutathione S-transferase family protein yields the protein MTDLTLVVGNKAYSSWSLRPWLAMRQAGLAFAETLVQLRQPDTAARIAAHSPSGRVPCLIHGGLAVWDSLAICEYVAELAPEAGLWPADRAARAVARSVSAEMHSGFASLRGTMSMDLKRDRKGEGMTEATAADIARIEALWADARSRFGGPFLFGAFTIADAMFAPVVTRLETYGVAVRPETRAYMDAVLALPAMRDWTAAAKAEPWEFAP from the coding sequence ATGACCGACCTGACCCTGGTGGTGGGCAACAAGGCCTATTCGTCCTGGTCGCTGCGCCCCTGGCTGGCGATGAGGCAGGCCGGGCTGGCCTTCGCCGAGACCCTGGTCCAGCTGCGCCAGCCCGACACCGCCGCCCGCATCGCCGCCCATTCGCCGTCGGGGCGGGTGCCCTGCCTGATCCATGGCGGGCTCGCCGTCTGGGATTCGCTGGCGATCTGCGAGTATGTGGCGGAACTGGCGCCCGAGGCCGGGTTGTGGCCGGCGGACCGGGCGGCGCGGGCGGTGGCGCGCTCGGTATCGGCGGAAATGCATTCCGGTTTCGCCTCGTTGCGCGGCACCATGTCGATGGACCTCAAGCGCGACCGCAAGGGCGAGGGCATGACCGAGGCGACCGCCGCCGACATCGCCCGCATCGAGGCGCTGTGGGCCGATGCCCGCAGCCGCTTCGGCGGCCCCTTCCTGTTCGGCGCCTTCACCATCGCCGACGCCATGTTCGCCCCGGTGGTGACCCGGCTGGAGACCTACGGCGTCGCGGTGAGACCGGAGACGCGCGCCTATATGGACGCCGTGCTGGCGCTGCCGGCGATGCGCGACTGGACCGCGGCGGCGAAGGCCGAACCGTGGGAGTTCGCGCCGTGA
- a CDS encoding uracil-DNA glycosylase family protein: protein MSDETRQGGPALDRLFAQARACTLCEAALPHGCRPVLRGGATARLLIVGQAPGARVHASGIPWDDASGDRLRKWLAMDSTTFYDESRIAVVPMGLCYPGTMPKGGDYPPRPECAPLWHPPLLEALSGIRLTLLIGQYAQARYLGGRRKATMTETVASWREYGPAFIPLPHPSWRNTAWLNRNPWFDEELAPALRRRVAEALEG from the coding sequence TTGTCCGATGAGACCCGTCAGGGCGGCCCAGCCCTCGACCGCCTGTTCGCGCAGGCGCGCGCCTGCACGCTGTGCGAAGCCGCGCTGCCCCATGGCTGCCGCCCGGTCCTGCGCGGCGGCGCCACCGCAAGGCTGCTGATCGTCGGGCAGGCGCCCGGCGCGCGGGTGCATGCCAGCGGCATCCCGTGGGACGATGCATCGGGTGACCGGCTGCGCAAGTGGCTGGCGATGGACAGCACCACCTTCTACGACGAATCCCGCATCGCCGTGGTGCCGATGGGGCTGTGCTATCCCGGCACCATGCCGAAGGGCGGCGATTACCCACCGCGGCCGGAATGCGCCCCGCTGTGGCATCCGCCGCTGCTGGAGGCGCTGTCGGGCATCCGGCTGACTCTGCTGATCGGGCAATACGCCCAGGCGCGCTATCTGGGCGGGCGGCGCAAGGCGACGATGACGGAGACGGTGGCGAGCTGGCGGGAGTATGGACCGGCCTTCATCCCGCTGCCGCATCCGAGCTGGCGCAACACCGCCTGGCTGAACCGGAACCCCTGGTTCGACGAGGAGCTGGCGCCCGCCCTGCGCCGCCGGGTGGCCGAAGCGCTTGAGGGTTGA
- a CDS encoding metallopeptidase family protein, giving the protein MAEEALDTIPAELLAPVGNLVIHVEDFPDEDTEREMELESPFDLLGLYRGVDLTRQSVADLRGGPDMIFLYRRPILDYWCETGEELPAIVRHVLIHEIGHHFGFSDDDMERIEARE; this is encoded by the coding sequence ATGGCCGAAGAGGCGCTCGACACCATCCCGGCGGAGCTGCTCGCCCCGGTCGGGAACCTCGTCATCCATGTCGAGGATTTTCCCGATGAGGATACCGAGCGGGAGATGGAGCTGGAAAGCCCCTTCGACCTGCTGGGGCTGTATCGGGGGGTGGATCTGACGCGGCAAAGCGTCGCCGACCTGCGCGGCGGGCCGGACATGATCTTCCTCTACCGCCGCCCGATCCTCGATTACTGGTGCGAGACGGGGGAGGAACTGCCGGCCATCGTCCGCCATGTCCTCATCCACGAGATCGGCCATCATTTCGGCTTCTCCGACGACGACATGGAGCGGATCGAGGCGAGGGAGTAG
- a CDS encoding shikimate kinase — translation MTAQGPGMGAAEDAKPLLPRTVVLVGLMGAGKSAIGRRLATRLHMPFRDADAEIEAAAGCSIAEIFARDGEPVFRSVERRMITRLLKDEPVHILATGGGAFMDPETRAAIRQHGVSVWLHAELDVLVSRTARRTHRPILNQGDPRAILERLMEQRYPTYAEADLTVVSDERPPDVTVELVIDALEARFGVQLPRRHGPGPGAGAGQGQQGQDHGPTQRIGRPGKADPP, via the coding sequence ATGACGGCCCAGGGTCCGGGCATGGGGGCGGCGGAGGATGCGAAGCCGTTGCTGCCGCGCACCGTGGTGCTGGTCGGGTTGATGGGAGCCGGCAAGAGCGCCATCGGGCGCCGGCTGGCGACGCGCCTGCATATGCCCTTCCGCGATGCCGACGCCGAGATCGAGGCCGCGGCCGGTTGCAGCATCGCCGAGATCTTCGCCCGCGACGGCGAACCGGTCTTCCGCTCCGTCGAACGCCGCATGATCACCCGCCTGCTGAAGGACGAGCCGGTGCATATCCTGGCAACCGGCGGCGGCGCCTTCATGGACCCGGAGACCCGGGCGGCCATCCGCCAGCATGGCGTTTCGGTCTGGCTGCATGCCGAACTGGACGTGCTGGTTTCCCGCACCGCCCGGCGTACCCACCGCCCCATCCTGAACCAGGGCGACCCGCGCGCCATCCTGGAGCGGCTGATGGAGCAGCGCTATCCCACCTATGCCGAGGCCGACCTGACCGTGGTCAGCGACGAACGCCCGCCCGACGTGACGGTGGAACTGGTGATCGACGCCCTGGAGGCGCGTTTCGGCGTCCAGCTTCCCCGCCGCCATGGGCCAGGGCCTGGGGCTGGGGCTGGACAGGGACAGCAAGGCCAGGACCACGGCCCCACCCAACGCA
- the fliG gene encoding flagellar motor switch protein FliG, producing MALKVREDYRTLTGPEKAAIMMLALGEEHSSKLFSLMDDEEIKELSQVMANLGTVSANLIERLFVEFAEQMSATGSLVGSFDSTERLLLKTLPKDKVDQIMEEIRGPAGRTMWDKLANVSESVLSNYLKNEYPQTVAVVLSKIRPEHAGRVLTQLPESFAMEVIMRMLRMEAVQKEVLDDVERTLRTEFMTNLARTSRRDSHEMLAEIFNGLDRTTEHRFMAALEERNRDSAERIKSLMFTFEDLSKLDPSGVQTMLRTVDKQKLGTALKGASESLKDLFFSNMSERAAKILREDMAAMGPVRVRDVDEAQMYMVQLAKDLAARGELVLAEGSGENELIY from the coding sequence ATGGCGTTGAAGGTTCGTGAGGATTACCGGACCCTCACCGGCCCGGAAAAGGCCGCCATCATGATGCTTGCGCTCGGCGAGGAGCATTCGTCCAAGCTGTTCTCGCTGATGGACGACGAGGAGATCAAGGAACTGTCCCAGGTGATGGCCAACCTGGGCACCGTGTCGGCCAACCTGATCGAGCGGCTGTTCGTCGAGTTCGCCGAACAGATGTCGGCGACCGGTTCGCTCGTCGGCTCCTTCGATTCGACCGAACGCCTGCTGCTGAAGACCCTGCCCAAGGACAAGGTCGACCAGATCATGGAGGAAATCCGTGGTCCCGCCGGCCGCACCATGTGGGACAAGCTGGCGAATGTCAGCGAGTCGGTGCTGTCCAACTATCTGAAGAACGAATATCCGCAGACCGTCGCCGTCGTCCTCTCCAAGATCCGTCCCGAACATGCCGGCCGCGTGCTGACCCAGCTGCCGGAGAGCTTCGCGATGGAGGTCATCATGCGCATGCTGCGCATGGAGGCGGTGCAGAAGGAGGTTCTGGACGACGTCGAGCGCACGCTGCGCACCGAGTTCATGACCAACCTCGCCCGCACCAGCCGGCGCGACAGCCACGAGATGCTGGCGGAGATCTTCAACGGCCTGGACCGCACCACCGAGCACCGCTTCATGGCGGCGCTGGAGGAACGCAACCGCGACAGCGCCGAGCGCATCAAGTCGCTGATGTTCACCTTCGAGGACCTGTCGAAGCTCGATCCCAGCGGCGTCCAGACCATGCTGCGCACGGTGGACAAGCAGAAGCTGGGCACCGCGCTGAAGGGGGCGTCGGAGTCGCTGAAGGACCTGTTCTTCTCCAACATGTCGGAACGCGCCGCCAAGATCCTGCGCGAGGACATGGCCGCCATGGGTCCGGTCCGCGTCCGCGACGTCGACGAGGCGCAGATGTACATGGTGCAGCTGGCCAAGGATCTGGCCGCCCGCGGCGAGTTGGTCCTGGCCGAGGGCAGCGGCGAGAACGAACTGATCTACTGA
- a CDS encoding sensor histidine kinase encodes MTSAATGTMTPGGILDGIVLFEAFTPEERAAVAARGRVFDAPAGTMLMREGDSASSLYVLLDGTVRVVRSDPFGGQVEVGFRRAGDCFGEMALIDGGSRSASVIAAAPVRVFELERDLFLALISPSPALLAKLLRELSRMIRDVSERVVREDLERRTRIAESALARQRAITQAVTGLAHELNTPLGVCVTAASHLQDLAACGGGPLSSEELREPAALLGANLGRAVELVETFSAIAACQTAEPLEALDLRRMAEEMAALFAVQHPDLPLTIRVATGPACPWLGYAQHLGRVLQQLFANAAAHGYGGGPGVAEVEVEAATLDAIPAWRLTVRDRGAGIPAIHLPTLTDAFFTTARGRGHKGLGLAVVFNTVTGPLAGRFAIDSRPGDGTTVTVILPQEL; translated from the coding sequence ATGACCAGCGCAGCCACCGGCACCATGACGCCCGGCGGGATCCTCGACGGCATCGTGCTGTTCGAGGCCTTCACGCCGGAGGAGCGCGCGGCGGTGGCCGCCCGCGGGCGGGTGTTCGACGCGCCGGCCGGCACGATGCTGATGCGCGAGGGCGACAGCGCCAGCTCGCTCTACGTGCTGCTCGACGGCACGGTGCGGGTGGTGCGCAGCGACCCCTTCGGCGGTCAGGTCGAGGTCGGCTTCCGCCGCGCCGGCGACTGTTTCGGCGAAATGGCGCTGATCGACGGCGGCTCCCGGTCGGCCTCGGTGATCGCCGCCGCCCCGGTGCGGGTGTTCGAGCTGGAGCGCGATCTGTTCCTGGCGCTGATCTCCCCGTCGCCCGCCCTGCTGGCGAAGCTGCTGCGCGAACTCAGCCGCATGATCCGCGACGTGTCGGAGCGGGTGGTGCGCGAGGATCTGGAACGCCGCACCCGCATCGCCGAATCGGCGCTGGCCCGCCAGCGCGCCATCACCCAGGCGGTGACCGGGCTGGCGCATGAGCTGAACACGCCGCTCGGCGTCTGCGTCACCGCGGCCAGCCACTTGCAGGATCTGGCGGCTTGCGGTGGCGGTCCGCTGTCCAGCGAGGAGCTGCGCGAGCCCGCCGCCCTGCTCGGCGCCAATCTCGGCCGCGCGGTGGAGCTGGTGGAGACCTTTTCCGCCATCGCCGCCTGCCAGACCGCCGAACCGCTGGAGGCGCTCGACCTGCGCCGCATGGCGGAGGAGATGGCGGCCCTGTTCGCCGTCCAGCATCCGGACCTGCCGCTGACCATCCGGGTCGCGACCGGCCCCGCCTGTCCCTGGCTCGGCTATGCCCAGCATCTGGGGCGGGTGCTGCAACAGCTGTTCGCCAACGCCGCCGCCCACGGCTATGGCGGCGGCCCCGGCGTGGCGGAGGTCGAGGTGGAGGCGGCGACGCTGGACGCGATTCCGGCTTGGCGCCTGACCGTCCGCGACCGTGGCGCCGGCATCCCGGCGATTCATCTGCCCACCCTGACCGACGCCTTCTTCACCACCGCCCGCGGACGGGGCCACAAGGGGCTGGGGCTGGCCGTGGTTTTCAACACGGTGACCGGTCCGCTCGCCGGCCGTTTCGCCATCGACAGCAGGCCCGGTGACGGCACGACGGTGACGGTCATCCTCCCGCAGGAGTTGTGA
- a CDS encoding leucyl aminopeptidase family protein: MLATLLAVDGPDTVALTPVTKAGLADWLAAQSPATASWVKALGFTGEAGSTVFLPGPDGAIARVLVGVSAIDDLWAFAGLPASLPAGSYRIDSEIEGALDARAATRAALGWALGSYRFGRYRKPPEKGFASLVWPEGADHGEVERAATATYLVRDLVNTPACDMGPAELAQAAQDLATEFDAAVEVIVGQDLLDRDYPAIHAVGRASPRAPRLIDLRWGNPDHPKVTIVGKGVCFDTGGLDLKPSSAMLIMKKDMGGAAHALALGRMIMMAGLPVRLRVLAPAVENVVSGDSFKPQDVLKTRKGLTVEVGNTDAEGRLVLCDALAEADSEKPALLIDFATLTGAARVALGPELPALMSNDDALANDLTEAGTAVDDPMWRLPLWAPYRKGLDSKVADINNVTTHGFAGAITAGLFLQEFVSKGTPWAHLDTYAWNGGNRPGRPEGGEALGLRAAYAVIAKRFG, encoded by the coding sequence TTGCTCGCCACCCTGCTAGCCGTCGACGGCCCGGACACCGTCGCCCTCACCCCCGTGACCAAGGCCGGACTGGCCGACTGGCTGGCGGCGCAGTCGCCGGCCACCGCCTCCTGGGTCAAGGCGCTGGGCTTCACCGGCGAGGCCGGATCGACCGTCTTCCTGCCGGGACCGGACGGCGCCATCGCGCGGGTTCTGGTCGGCGTGTCGGCGATCGACGACCTGTGGGCCTTCGCCGGCCTGCCCGCTTCGCTGCCGGCCGGCTCCTACCGGATCGACAGCGAGATCGAGGGGGCGCTGGACGCGCGGGCGGCGACGCGGGCGGCGCTGGGCTGGGCGCTCGGCAGCTATCGCTTCGGCCGCTACAGGAAGCCGCCCGAGAAGGGCTTCGCCAGCCTGGTCTGGCCGGAGGGAGCCGATCACGGCGAGGTGGAGCGGGCGGCGACCGCGACCTATCTCGTGCGCGATCTGGTGAACACCCCGGCCTGTGACATGGGCCCGGCCGAGCTGGCCCAGGCGGCGCAGGATCTGGCGACCGAGTTCGACGCCGCGGTCGAGGTGATCGTCGGCCAGGATCTGCTCGACCGCGACTATCCCGCGATCCATGCCGTCGGCCGCGCCAGCCCGCGCGCGCCACGGCTGATCGACCTGCGCTGGGGCAACCCGGACCACCCGAAGGTGACCATCGTCGGCAAGGGCGTCTGCTTCGACACCGGCGGGCTGGACCTGAAGCCGTCGTCGGCCATGCTGATCATGAAAAAGGACATGGGCGGGGCGGCGCATGCGCTGGCGCTCGGCCGGATGATCATGATGGCCGGGCTGCCGGTGCGGCTGCGCGTGCTGGCTCCGGCGGTGGAGAATGTCGTCTCCGGCGACAGCTTCAAGCCGCAGGACGTGCTGAAGACCCGCAAGGGGCTGACGGTCGAGGTCGGCAACACCGACGCCGAAGGCCGCCTGGTCCTGTGCGACGCGCTGGCCGAGGCGGATTCGGAGAAGCCGGCGCTGCTGATCGATTTCGCCACCCTGACCGGCGCCGCCCGCGTGGCGCTCGGCCCCGAGCTGCCGGCGCTGATGTCCAACGACGACGCGCTGGCCAACGACCTGACCGAGGCGGGAACGGCGGTGGACGACCCGATGTGGCGGCTGCCGCTGTGGGCGCCCTACCGCAAGGGGCTGGACAGCAAGGTGGCCGACATCAACAACGTCACCACCCACGGCTTCGCCGGCGCCATCACCGCCGGGCTGTTCCTCCAGGAATTCGTCTCCAAGGGCACGCCCTGGGCCCATCTCGACACCTATGCCTGGAACGGCGGCAATCGCCCCGGCCGTCCGGAGGGTGGCGAGGCGCTGGGGCTGCGCGCCGCCTATGCGGTGATCGCCAAGCGTTTCGGCTGA